In the Pseudonocardia cypriaca genome, one interval contains:
- a CDS encoding ABC transporter permease, translated as MSVVAARPPASWAEPVRLLAVRTGALGIVELQKLRSDNTELVTRMVQPVLWLLIFGQIFSGIRAIPTGGLSYLEFLTPGILAQSALFVAIFFGIQIIWERDAGILTKVMVTPTPRAAIVMAKAFAAGLRGLAPVVVLVPVAALLGVGITLNPLKLVAAAIALMLSAGFFSCLSMAIAGVAQTRDRLMGIGQLMTMPLFFASNALYPIDIMPTWLQVISQVNPLTYLVNALRGLLVDAPANLWADFAVLVGAAVIGIVGAAALLGKLVR; from the coding sequence ATGTCCGTCGTAGCCGCACGACCGCCCGCAAGCTGGGCTGAGCCCGTCCGCCTGCTCGCCGTGCGCACCGGGGCGCTCGGCATCGTGGAGCTGCAGAAGCTGCGCAGCGACAACACCGAGCTGGTCACGCGCATGGTGCAGCCCGTGCTGTGGCTGCTGATCTTCGGACAGATCTTCAGCGGGATCCGGGCGATCCCCACCGGCGGCCTGTCCTACCTGGAGTTCCTGACACCGGGGATCCTCGCGCAGTCGGCGCTGTTCGTCGCGATCTTCTTCGGGATCCAGATCATCTGGGAGCGCGACGCCGGCATCCTCACCAAGGTCATGGTCACCCCCACTCCGCGGGCCGCGATCGTGATGGCCAAAGCGTTCGCGGCGGGGCTGCGGGGGCTCGCCCCGGTGGTCGTGCTCGTGCCCGTGGCGGCACTGCTCGGCGTCGGCATCACCCTCAACCCGCTGAAGCTGGTCGCCGCCGCCATCGCCCTCATGCTCAGCGCCGGCTTCTTCTCGTGCCTGTCCATGGCGATCGCCGGTGTCGCCCAGACCCGCGACCGCCTGATGGGCATCGGGCAGCTCATGACGATGCCGCTCTTCTTCGCGTCCAACGCGCTGTACCCGATCGACATCATGCCCACGTGGCTGCAGGTGATCAGCCAGGTCAACCCGCTGACCTACCTGGTGAACGCCCTGCGCGGGCTGCTCGTCGACGCCCCTGCCAACCTGTGGGCCGACTTCGCCGTGCTAGTCGGCGCCGCGGTGATCGGGATCGTGGGGGCGGCGGCACTGCTGGGCAAGCTGGTGCGCTAG